One part of the Humulus lupulus chromosome 9, drHumLupu1.1, whole genome shotgun sequence genome encodes these proteins:
- the LOC133800874 gene encoding uncharacterized protein LOC133800874, with amino-acid sequence MDTHHKSGTGWVTETAKNTWEELRAYRDTQQTQATDTKSSTPVSSAPEDEDISLVQTVFGKRRGHQKGYGRILNIRGRTPFDFRPSQTRDEELSEMRERLRQLEEHVRTHCITPGSQCAPPPPDDSVGLMYEFYYN; translated from the exons atggatactcaccataaatcaggcacagggtgggtgacagagacagccaaaaatacttgg gaggaattgcgtgcataccgcgacacacagcagacacaggcaactgatactaagagttccacaccagtttcgagtgcgcctgaagatgaagacatatctttggtacaaactgtcttcggaaaacgacggggccaccagaaaggatatggacgtatccttaacataaggggccgaactccatttgattttcgtccttcacaaactagagatgaagagttgtctgagatgagagagcgtcttcgacagttagaggagcatgtccggactcattgtatcaccccgggatctcaatgtgccccaccaccacccgacgactcagtaggacttatgtatgaattttattacaattga